A DNA window from Sporosarcina sp. ANT_H38 contains the following coding sequences:
- a CDS encoding Nif3-like dinuclear metal center hexameric protein, which yields MKKVNGHEIITLFEQWSPKYFAMDGDPVGLQVGQLNRLVEKVLVTLDVNDKVIDEAIKKGVKLIIAHHPPLYRPLKSLLTDTSQGSIIEKCIKNDIAVYAAHTNLDVAPGGVNDMLAEKLGLVDTEIVEPTYSVPLYKLVVFSPVTYADEIRQALGKVGAGAIGDYSGCSFSSSGTGRFTPIAGAEPFIGEIGKGEEVKEERIEVVFPGPLRNKVLKAMLGAHPYEEPAYDLFALDQQSNEYGLGRIGKLQEKTTLGQFATFVKTAFGVPALRFVGDPNKEILKVAVLGGDGNKYIGAAKRRGADVLVTGDMYYHVAHDAEAMGLAVIDPGHNIEKVMIRGVAGYMQAACADARYDVSFIESEIITEPFTFI from the coding sequence TTGAAAAAAGTGAACGGACATGAAATTATTACGCTTTTTGAACAATGGTCCCCTAAATACTTTGCTATGGATGGAGATCCGGTAGGTCTTCAAGTCGGGCAATTGAATCGGCTTGTAGAAAAAGTTCTCGTCACATTGGATGTCAATGATAAAGTAATTGATGAGGCAATCAAAAAAGGTGTAAAACTCATCATCGCACACCATCCACCGTTGTACAGGCCATTGAAAAGCCTTTTGACGGATACATCGCAAGGCAGCATAATCGAGAAGTGCATAAAAAATGATATTGCTGTTTATGCAGCACATACAAATCTTGACGTTGCACCGGGCGGAGTGAATGATATGCTTGCTGAAAAACTTGGTTTAGTTGACACGGAAATAGTTGAGCCTACATATTCTGTACCTCTTTATAAACTGGTTGTTTTCAGCCCTGTAACGTATGCGGATGAAATTAGACAAGCGCTTGGAAAAGTGGGTGCCGGTGCAATTGGAGATTACTCAGGATGTAGTTTTAGTTCATCAGGTACCGGCCGTTTTACACCCATCGCAGGGGCTGAGCCGTTTATCGGTGAAATCGGTAAAGGTGAGGAAGTCAAAGAGGAAAGAATCGAAGTGGTTTTCCCGGGACCTTTACGAAATAAGGTACTAAAGGCAATGCTAGGGGCGCACCCATACGAAGAGCCTGCATATGATTTATTTGCTCTCGATCAACAGTCAAATGAATATGGTCTTGGCAGGATTGGGAAACTTCAAGAAAAGACAACTCTCGGACAATTCGCTACATTTGTAAAAACTGCTTTTGGTGTCCCAGCATTACGATTTGTCGGCGATCCAAACAAGGAAATTTTGAAAGTTGCGGTACTAGGTGGAGACGGTAATAAATATATTGGAGCCGCTAAACGAAGGGGAGCGGATGTTCTTGTAACAGGTGATATGTATTACCATGTTGCTCATGATGCAGAAGCGATGGGACTTGCTGTCATAGATCCAGGTCACAACATTGAAAAAGTGATGATTCGCGGTGTTGCGGGCTATATGCAGGCAGCTTGTGCAGACGCCCGCTACGATGTGTCGTTCATCGAATCGGAAATCATCACGGAACCATTTACTTTTATTTAA
- a CDS encoding tRNA (adenine(22)-N(1))-methyltransferase TrmK, whose amino-acid sequence MNSERLSNRLKAVASFVEEGAVVADIGSDHAYLPCFLIHTKKVEKAVAGEVAKGPYESALKNVRREGFSKEITVRMADGLFAIEKNDAVDTVTIAGMGGPLIATILESGKDRLSQVKRIITQPNIYSRAIREWAVSNEWEIVNEQILKEDGKIYEIIVMEKGLAAYGELELMAGPFLLASKTEVFIEKWESELLEWNRVLDALKKTNETDAIKTKKAQLVRHIDLVGKVLTT is encoded by the coding sequence ATGAATTCCGAGCGATTATCTAACAGATTAAAGGCGGTTGCTTCTTTCGTTGAGGAAGGGGCAGTCGTTGCGGATATCGGCAGTGACCACGCTTATTTACCATGTTTTCTCATTCATACTAAGAAAGTGGAGAAGGCAGTCGCAGGGGAAGTAGCCAAAGGGCCGTATGAATCTGCGCTTAAAAATGTGCGGCGGGAAGGTTTTTCAAAGGAAATTACGGTACGAATGGCAGATGGTTTGTTCGCTATCGAAAAAAATGATGCTGTCGATACAGTGACGATTGCTGGAATGGGTGGACCACTTATTGCAACTATCTTGGAAAGTGGCAAAGATCGTCTTTCCCAAGTGAAGCGAATCATCACACAGCCAAATATATATTCGAGAGCAATCCGTGAATGGGCTGTTTCTAACGAATGGGAAATTGTAAACGAGCAAATTTTAAAAGAAGATGGAAAAATATATGAAATTATAGTGATGGAAAAAGGGCTAGCGGCGTATGGAGAACTGGAATTGATGGCTGGACCTTTCTTGCTAGCATCTAAAACCGAGGTATTCATTGAAAAGTGGGAAAGTGAATTATTGGAATGGAATCGAGTGCTTGATGCTCTCAAAAAAACAAATGAAACAGATGCTATTAAAACGAAAAAAGCACAGTTAGTACGACATATTGATTTGGTTGGAAAGGTGTTGACAACTTGA